From Astatotilapia calliptera chromosome 19, fAstCal1.2, whole genome shotgun sequence, a single genomic window includes:
- the LOC113011582 gene encoding uncharacterized protein LOC113011582 codes for MKSRKVKRILITKLMLTTLALQCKEIINDDLPVGQILDCWPTLKSQSQICAEFHRITNLHLKNHFYAVLDQHAPRLQSLFRKKAVCTGNVSDVLSQLFRSYNLQEQADIHAQSAGVLHALSAYLYEDTSTFIKTWDMMHSDRPDISEVPLGLLLIRANSSDATFFCPEKTAVLVEGNMIIVFTTLADAFLVIFGLTDVLHLSYPKCLANIFDFIQKVLMGLKGGKLKPKVLSLKNDLLAAE; via the exons ATGAAGTCgagaaaagtgaaaagaatCCTGATTACAAAGCTGATGCTCACAACTTTGGCCTTGCAATGCAAAGAGATCATCAATGATGACCTACCAGTAGGTCAGATCCTGGATTGCTGGCCTACTCTGAAATCCCAGTCCCAG ATCTGTGCAGAATTCCACAGGATTACAAACCTCCACCTGAAGAACCACTTTTATGCTGTGCTGGACCAACATGCTCCCCGGCTCCAGAGCTTATTCAGAAAGAAAGCTGTTTGCACAGGGAACGTGTCTGATGTCCTGTCTCAGCTCTTCAGAAGCTATAATCTCCAG GAACAAGCTGATATCCATGCCCAAAGTGCTGGTGTGCTTCATGCCCTCTCTGCCTATTTGTACGAAGACACCTCTACCTTCATCAAAACATGGGAT atGATGCATTCTGATAGACCAGATATTAGTGAAGTGCCACTTGGACTCCTCCTGATCAGAGCCAATTCCAGCGATGCAACATTCTTCTGCCCTGAGAAGACTGCAGTTTTGGTCGAGGGTAACATGATCATTGTTTTCACCACCCTGGCTGATGCATTTCTAGTAATATTTGGACTGACTGACGTCCTGCACCTAAGCTACCCAAAATGTTTGGCCAacatttttgactttattcAGAAAGTTTTGATGGGTCTGAAGGGTGGGAAGTTGAAGCCCAAAGTGCTGAGTCTTAAAAATGATCTTTTGGCAGCAGAATAA